The stretch of DNA TTGTTTCCTCTTCCTCCATTAAGAAATTGACTTCTTCCTGCAGATCTTTAATAGTAGCATTGAAATCACCTTTGTTTATCCTCTGAAGTTCTTGAATCATGTTTCTCTTagcatttaatattttcttactctCCCCCCTAGTCTTAGACCAGACTTTTAACTTGGATCTGCATCTTGTCAGATTTTCCTATAAGCTGAACATAGATTTCTCTCTTCTCATGCTAGACACCCAAACCCTTTGTATTATGTCCTGTGATCCAGTTGTTTAGACCAACTGGCCTCATAACGAAAAATCTTCTATGATCTTTTAATCATTTCTTCACCATTCTCACCAGAAATTAAAAGAGGGAAGTGATCATATTGTAGAATTGGAAGCACTTGCACTCTTGTGTGGCTAAAGAGCACCTGCCAGGGATAATTATCAAAAGCACAATCCaacttttcttttgtaaatgCATCCCATTCCCTTTTGTTATTCCAAGTGAATTTAGACCCTTCATACCCCAAATCACTGAGTTTACATGCATCAAGAGCCTCTCTAAACTTTTCCATTTGAGAAAAAGATATGCTAACTCCACCATATTGCTCATCATTAGTAAGCAGCTCATTAAAATCCTCACAGCATAACCAAGCTACTTGTCCCTCACTTTTTGATCACCATTATCAAAGCTAATAGACACTGATATATGGCTCTGAGAGTAAGAGAATAATTCAGCTTGTATTTCAGATTTCCACATCATGGTCAGTCCTCCACTTCTTCCTATACAGTCTACCACGAAACTACCTCCAAAACTCAATCTGTTTCTAATTCTTTCCATCCTTTCTCTCCTACATTTAGTTTCcgatagaaaaattatttttgggccatTCTCCTTCACCAAAAGTTGAAACTCATGAACTGTTCGAGGattcccaagccctcgacagttccaactaaGTAGAATCATGGGGATTGGCAGGGCTGCTTAGCAGCCTCTGCCATTATTAAATCTTCACTCTCCTCATCTCTTAGGTTCAGTTTAGTTCTCTTTTCTCTACCTCCCTCCTGAAGCACCAGAGCCTTTCTTTTAACAGATTGTTCAAACATTTCTAGATCCTTATCTATCTCATGCACCTGACTGCTAAAAATAGTTCTACATGCACATGCCCTCCTCTTCCAACTAGTGTCTTTACGAGGCCCCTTCTTTCCATCTTTGGACATAATATCCTGCATGGCAGCCAAGGGTATTTGGTCAGAGGATGCCTCTAGTTGATCTGTTACCAGTACTCCATCATTAATGATATTAGTGCCTTGTTGGTCTTGATTAGAAGAAATAGTTGCCTTGTGAGTAGCTGCTGCAATATCGTGTAAACCAGCTGCCTTAGATTCAAGGTCAAAATCCTCGCACTGAAAGAGAATATATTGTTAACAAAATTAGACCCCAAAATCTGGTTGATTCTCCTATTCGTGGGATTTAATGGAAGGCCTTCCTGATTTTTCGCTTCTTTCAAATCCTTTCCATCTTGTCCACCATCAATCTTAGACTCGCTTGAACACACCCTTCGGCCACTCTCCGATGATCCTCCAGCACCCTGCTCCTTTCCTATAGGGACTTGATTCTGACCTATGTTTTTACTACTTGCCCCCAACCATGCACCATACTGCTGACTGAAGCTATCCACATCATTCTTCCCCATCTCTACCTTTTCACATCTTCCTGCACCATGCTTGATCATGCCACAGTGATAGCAAAAGTTGGGCAtcctttcatatttaaaatgtatCCAGTACTTTGATCCCTCCAGAGATATGAATCTCCCATCTGTATCCACCATCAGGACTTTTCCCATAGAACTTTCCAGTTTCTCTCCCATACTTTCAAACATACCTGCAAATGGCATGTCATGACATTGAATCCAAAAAGGCTCCTATCGAAATTGCATTTCCTTTACAGACTTTGCCCCTTCACAATCTTGTATGCACAACAAACTTTTATCAAAGGACCATGGATGCCCATTCAAGATTCTTGTTTTATCTGTTCTCCTCTTAAATTCAACTAGAAACTTGTTTCTCCCCACCTCTTTGAAGGCTACTTGTCCCTCTACGTGCCATACTTTATTCAAAGTATTCATGAGGGCCCCTTTGTTTGTCTCCTTATTAGCTATTAAACAAACTATAATACACAGTTTACTCTTCGATAAAGTCAATGAAACTTCTTCAGTACTAACCTCTATCTCCTACTGTTCTTCTTTTGTCAACTTCAGTCCCTCACAAAAGCAGTGACAAGTCACCATCCATCCTCCCAATCTCCACGGACTAGAGTCCAAGAGAAGAAAACCTCTTAAGTTTTCAAAGGAAAACTTAGTAGTGAGAAAACCTTACTTTCATGTGGTGAAAGAAGGACCGTGTGTAGAGGAATGTCTTTTACAggataaattatatcatgtgaaATTATCTTTAGGATTctaatattcatatatcaaagttatgatttaattaaatatgtcaaatttcttaatatttgacATAGCTCAGCGCTACATGATCTACATAACTCGTTTAATATACATTGGTAGTGTCGAGCCGATTAATAAATGTATTGCATTCACCTAATTATTTAACCTGATCTAATTCACACATTTCCATATCTTGTAAGAACAAAAATTTATGATTCACActcttaaataaattaattttagagttAATTGCAAAAGCAGTACTTGAGTTTTCGTCCTTTTGCAATTGAagtattagttttttaattttttgcaaaaTTAGTACttggattttaagaaatttGCAATTACGTATGGAGTTCAAATGTCAGTTTTGCAATCGAAGTATTAGGTtccgtttggttgttaaactcatctgagTGCAACTcagttcaatttaattttaaattaagtctaaCATATAAAcacctaactctcaaattactaaactcatctcaactcaaaatctttttacacgtgggacccacaacctttttcaattcaacacttctttatacATGGGActcaacctttttcaacttctcataaatacatctaaattcatcttaatattcaaatacatttaaactcatcttagatggACTCCTCAAAACTCATTctactatctcaactcactactatttataaagaacttaactcaattcaactcaactcaacatccgaACGCAGCcttaatttttcactttttataaaagtaaacttgtACTTTAAGAAACTAATTAGATACCTTTGGTAATTTTCCTCTAACAATACTAGTTAGAGTACACGCGccagttataaaataatagtaaaaaaacataataatatatatcattagggttgtaaaaataaattagagaatTGGAAAATCGGCTCGAATCCAGttccttcattttaaaaatcggttataaccggttcggtcttgattttatattttctaggaCCGGATCAGATCGGACCAgtttgcatatttatatatttttaattaatttgtaatattatatataataataatttataacgtaaaattttaattataaaatatttatttgatcatatgttttaaatataaaatgtaaattaattatattttatggctaaataaattttcaacatatttattttgataaatatattagtaatactaatatacattaatatattaattactatattatcattaacatatagtaatactactataccaatagtaatactattatatcaatagtattactataatagtattagtgtattactaatattaatatatatatatatataagtataagagattagagatttaatatacattaaaaattaaaaaattagattgaactggATTGAAATCGATAAAATCAGAAGTACTGATTTAAAAGAGTAATCAGTGCGacatctattattaaaaatataaaaccagtGTATATCAATTTGATtctaaaatttattcaaaatcggATTAAAACGGACCATTACGAGTTACCACCCTAATCATCACCCTTGTCATCGGTTCCACCCAAATTTTTGACatcagaaaaaattaatttcctccgatgttcgaacaaaatagaaaaactaaCGGCTCAAAAATAGCAGAGACCGTTGACAAACAGCCAATCAGAGTGGAGCACTAGTCGATTATTTCGGTAAGACGCGCTCACAAatcatttctaatttttctttttctttttcttttttctttatttggttTCAATTTGAAACCGCCGCTTTCTCCCAAGTTCAAAAACGCACACCTGAAATCTCCCTCTGATTCTTCGAATTCAAACCGATCCGTGCCTCCACCGTCTATCGAATCCGATCGGATCCGCTGCTTTCATCTCTGCGCATGGAAGATTCCTGCAAAAGAAACGATTTTAATGTCCGACGCCTTAGCCTCATCGACGTCTGCTCCGAGGACGATTCCCTCCTCCTCAATTCTTCACTCGCTGATTCCCTCCACCATCAGTCTTCAGGTTCTCTTTCCATctattctctttcatttcttcatttcCATGACACTAAGCTAAGGGTTTCTgggttttgttttcaaaatcagCATAAGAGGGTTTAGGGATTAGATAGTGAGGTagttagaagaagaagaaaaagctgGGGCAATTGGGTCTGGGAGTTCTCGAGGAActgctttttatttatttatatagatttaAGTCTTAAAGCATGAgaatatttctttcatttctcattttcGTATTTTCCGATGGATTCTGTTCTAAATCTTATCTGATTCCATTTGACGTTCAGAAAATCAGGAACACGGAAATGCTGAGTTGTTGGAGAATGTGTATGCTAATATATTAGAGGACACAATTGGCCCTCTTGAACGGAAAGAACGTGTGCTTCAACCATCTGAATCGCCGGAACCTGAAATGACAAGAAAAAATGGCAAATATAACTTGCGTAAAAGCTTAGCATGGGATAGTGCTTTCTTCACAAGTGCAGGTATGGTTtcaatatatcaaattaaattcgGTGCATTTTGATTCACATATCACGGTGAGAGTCACTTTCAGGTGTTCTGGAACCGGATGAGCTATCTTGCATTATTGAAGGAGTTGAAAAgggtgaaaaacaaaaattaacgGGGATTCAAGAGGAGGTACAACGATCTGCTGATTCAATCTCTACTTTAGAAAGCGATGGTTTGACATTAGAAAGTCTTGAGTCGGATTTGTTTGAAGATGTTAGAGCTTCGATCCAAAAGTCCAGTAAAGTTTCCAATGCCGCAAAAGCAAGAAGCAAAACAGGATCAGGAGTGGCAGAAACACAGCCCATTTGCTGTAAGTATTACTTTCTAATCCATAATTGGTATAAGGCAAAGAGATAAACAGAGTTCAGCTGCCATTCCCTTTGTCTTGGATGTGTCAGATTAGTTGGAGTTGGCAGTCTTATGCTGAAGAAAATCTTCTTCATCCAGGTTCATATTGACTAAGGTGCTTTGTTTAGTGATTAACATATAGATCTCCGTATATTCTAGGCTGGCTCTAAGCCCTCCCACCTCATGCCTCTCATCTGTTCTCTTCTCTTTCCACTTGACAAGAGTTGAACCCAAGGCCTTGCTAAGCCCCTCCCCATATAACTTAAGGTTGAACCCTAAAGCCATTACAGGCAGACTTATTCTACGACTAACAGTTTCTTTTGCTTTCAGCTAAAAAGAAAGTGGACCTTGCGTCTCGGAGTAAGGTAAATTCTAAGTTTGGCAGCTGGTCATTATTTCTTAAACCTTTGCAAATATCTAAAGTAATATTGGTACAAACTTTCAGATTAAGGCTAACCTAGTTTCCAGCAAGCCAAATGTACGATTGCAAGCATCAGCGAAATTGACAAACCAGGTTTCTGTTTCTCCACGAGTGTCACAGGTTTGCATCCCTCTTTTGGAAGATTTAGTcattggtttttattttggcGTCCCATTTTTGTCTAATAGTACTTGGCAATCTGAAAATGCCATTTTCGTTATCCCATAGTATGCAAATGACTCAATTTTCAGGCTGTTCAACTTGAATGGAGATGGACCACTTTTAATGATACTAGGCATTCCTTAATTCACTTATTTGGCCTCCTGAACCTAAAGTTTTATCTGTTATTTGAAACCAATAGAACACagtcttttttcccttttagcTGTTAACtaatttgtaagtaaaattgaaaattaataaacCTTTATGAAAATGGGCTTTGAACTTACGGTTAACTAACATTTTCCTATCCTGTCTAAATGAAGTCGTTTGCTTCAAGGAGAGAGTCTACTTCATCCCTTGCAAAGCGACCAATGGTACTAGTCAAGGACACTCCAAGCTCAACACCATTAACCAAAAGAGCTTCTCTGTCCGATAACCATGCCAAATTGGGAAAGGATGCAAAAATTGCAAGTGgtaattatgaattttatttggttagattaatttattttctacagGCAAAATACTTTTTGTTCTTAGTTAAATTGTACACTTTAATTTAGTTTCATTCCTTCAGGTAGAGGGGCTCCAGTTTCAAAAATACCTGCTTCGGGTGGTTCACGGAATAATGTTCCTAGGCCCCCAGTGTCTTATAAAACATCTTCTTTGGGCTCATCAGTTGTGACCAAGACACAAACAACTTCCTCTTTTGATAGTTCTGGCAGTGTGTCTTCTGACAGCGTTAGTAAATCTTCTACCAAatcaatgaaaacaaaaaaagattcCATAACTGGTCGCCCGCCTTCCTTTGGTGCAACCTCCAAAACGCCATCAAGAACTTCGTCAAGAAATAAAGTTCAGTCTGGTAGTCCTCATCTCTCGGCTATGTTGATTTCTTCATCCAAGGTTGCCCCTAGTACTTCACCTGCAAGCTCTATCAGTGAATGGTCTTCAGAGTCATATTCATCAAATTCTACTGTTAAACAAAGGTCTAATAGCTCAAGAGCCAGCCTTGAAAGTACTTGCAAAGAGGCCTCCGTAGATGGTGATGTGCCTCATGTTTTGGAAGCTCTAAACCAATGTAATGAGCAAGGTTCAGTTGGGCATGAAATCCAGGTAATTGAATCACTTGGTGAATGTGTAAAGAAAGCTTCATCAGCATCTGGTGCA from Juglans regia cultivar Chandler chromosome 4, Walnut 2.0, whole genome shotgun sequence encodes:
- the LOC109012828 gene encoding uncharacterized protein LOC109012828 is translated as MEDSCKRNDFNVRRLSLIDVCSEDDSLLLNSSLADSLHHQSSENQEHGNAELLENVYANILEDTIGPLERKERVLQPSESPEPEMTRKNGKYNLRKSLAWDSAFFTSAGVLEPDELSCIIEGVEKGEKQKLTGIQEEVQRSADSISTLESDGLTLESLESDLFEDVRASIQKSSKVSNAAKARSKTGSGVAETQPICSKKKVDLASRSKIKANLVSSKPNVRLQASAKLTNQVSVSPRVSQSFASRRESTSSLAKRPMVLVKDTPSSTPLTKRASLSDNHAKLGKDAKIASGRGAPVSKIPASGGSRNNVPRPPVSYKTSSLGSSVVTKTQTTSSFDSSGSVSSDSVSKSSTKSMKTKKDSITGRPPSFGATSKTPSRTSSRNKVQSGSPHLSAMLISSSKVAPSTSPASSISEWSSESYSSNSTVKQRSNSSRASLESTCKEASVDGDVPHVLEALNQCNEQGSVGHEIQVIESLGECVKKASSASGALPHLASMRPSGLRLPSPKIGFFDGVKSTGRTPPGIMSSHPVPRGGLPKTGAGNVTPNGGPNKAKSGNPQTCRTLMAIRSIKADPQRTLVNTKSKSPTPLKESLVAAIRSSSASRNVKSCPGISPRVQNRLSPKVQSRLSPKGGGESQLKDKEIEAEGCDIGMCASDIGIAEKNGSLDVLKDKVCSETKGSIPTTDMNVIPINGELNTSDSGSNFLVEKDMSYQKVGEEAKYVQADLKNDLPVIKITNVEEKFEFEDQVDDVSRQVGAMDINKESLDKNIGDSLSLSQLNVGGKDISGALELSCQRELHGRTQQDEYLKCLSKPVPSNSPTTFEITSSMRTPFSEKDSFCNMDGFSDVLTGMKVVEVEKAAVLTALESSMKENS